The proteins below are encoded in one region of Bifidobacterium dentium JCM 1195 = DSM 20436:
- a CDS encoding variant leucine-rich repeat-containing protein encodes MEPPRPPLELTPLIACSPETDPEVLWHIARESPSLRKWLVANPAASPAMLEYIGQVGGPGVGEALCILLDSLDGRADSAISL; translated from the coding sequence GTGGAGCCGCCACGCCCGCCACTCGAATTGACGCCGCTCATCGCCTGCAGTCCGGAAACCGACCCGGAAGTGCTCTGGCATATCGCGCGGGAGTCTCCGTCGCTACGCAAGTGGTTGGTGGCGAATCCGGCGGCCAGTCCGGCGATGCTGGAGTATATCGGGCAGGTCGGCGGCCCAGGCGTAGGCGAAGCGTTATGCATACTGCTCGATTCGCTGGATGGCCGGGCCGACTCCGCCATCAGCCTTTGA